The following are encoded together in the Cohaesibacter gelatinilyticus genome:
- a CDS encoding pseudouridine synthase — protein sequence MERKSAHKGRRSADARSPEGSENARRDGARKFTSGNRDAAGKSGKDGFKKGGFKAKSFKGDGYKSGPKRDRRDDDRPRRARSDGDGWSPNSDARKPNREEREITRGERGQRSEFNKKRNFGDRDRSDERGRGPRREFRDGEGRGPRRDNRDNDGRGPRRDDRSFGDRKPRRDFHDDESRGGPRRDNRDNDSRGSHRDDRGYGEGRGPRRDDRGYGDKKPFNKRRDNPGPNRIEATGHDANKPKGPSYTPPTRALEEGERIAKIMARAGLCSRRDAEDWIKAGRVSVNGSVLETPAINIKAHDKVLVDGQPLPVRERTRLWLYHKPRGLVTTTSDPEGRSTVFEKLPEGLPRVITVGRLDINTEGLLLLTNDGGLARVLELPSTGWLRRYRVRAYGKVTQAQLDTLADGIALDGVLYGAIDAQLEREQGDNVWITVALREGKNREVKKVLGHLGLDVNRLIRVSYGPFQLLDLDEGVVNEVRGRVLRDQLGERLVTESGADFDAPILTEMPKEEPKAKEKRERKGSGGGAKGGYLSAKEGARAVSGGKDRKDDRSRDFNDRAGDRGGDRDRGDFKDRGSRDRDFDARDSKYAERKPFDPTAPRRTSFTFREDGADGKKVSGKSSRRVGGKPQKTDLLDPNARIEKRGGKKPHKAGPTRGKPGGRDGGRFEGRSEGRSDNRSGNRFGDRPRGRPGRRND from the coding sequence ATGGAACGTAAATCTGCTCACAAGGGACGCCGTTCTGCCGACGCGAGGTCGCCAGAGGGTTCCGAAAACGCGCGCCGCGATGGCGCCCGTAAATTCACGTCAGGTAACCGCGATGCTGCGGGCAAGTCTGGCAAAGATGGTTTTAAAAAGGGCGGCTTCAAGGCTAAGTCCTTCAAGGGCGACGGCTACAAATCCGGCCCGAAACGGGATCGCAGGGATGATGACCGGCCCCGTCGCGCCAGAAGCGATGGTGATGGCTGGAGCCCCAATAGCGATGCCCGCAAGCCAAACCGCGAGGAGCGCGAGATTACGCGCGGTGAACGCGGACAACGCAGCGAATTCAACAAAAAACGAAATTTTGGCGATCGAGATCGCTCTGATGAACGTGGTCGTGGTCCACGCCGTGAATTCCGCGACGGCGAAGGTCGAGGTCCGCGTCGTGACAATCGCGACAACGATGGTCGCGGCCCACGCCGTGATGACCGCTCGTTTGGAGACAGAAAGCCACGTCGGGATTTTCACGATGATGAAAGCCGCGGTGGCCCACGCCGTGACAATCGTGATAACGACAGCCGTGGCTCGCATCGTGATGATCGTGGATATGGCGAAGGACGTGGTCCGCGCCGCGATGATCGTGGATACGGCGATAAAAAGCCGTTCAATAAACGCCGCGACAATCCAGGCCCGAACCGCATTGAAGCTACAGGGCACGACGCCAACAAGCCGAAGGGCCCAAGCTACACCCCGCCCACCCGTGCGTTGGAAGAAGGTGAGCGTATCGCCAAGATCATGGCTCGTGCCGGTCTTTGCTCACGCCGTGATGCTGAAGACTGGATTAAGGCTGGCCGCGTAAGCGTCAATGGCTCAGTTCTGGAAACTCCAGCGATCAATATCAAGGCTCATGATAAAGTTCTGGTAGATGGCCAGCCCTTGCCTGTGCGTGAGCGGACCCGCCTGTGGCTCTATCACAAGCCACGTGGCTTGGTGACCACAACGTCCGATCCTGAAGGTCGCTCAACCGTTTTTGAAAAGCTGCCTGAGGGCCTACCTCGTGTCATCACCGTTGGTCGTCTGGATATCAATACCGAAGGTTTGTTGCTACTGACCAATGATGGTGGCTTGGCACGCGTATTGGAGCTGCCAAGCACTGGCTGGCTGCGTCGCTATCGTGTACGCGCCTATGGCAAGGTGACACAAGCACAGCTGGATACTTTGGCTGATGGTATTGCACTGGATGGTGTTCTCTATGGTGCCATTGACGCCCAGCTGGAACGGGAACAGGGCGACAATGTCTGGATCACCGTAGCACTACGCGAAGGTAAGAACCGTGAAGTAAAGAAGGTTCTTGGCCATTTGGGTTTAGATGTAAACCGCCTGATCCGTGTTTCCTATGGTCCTTTCCAACTTCTGGATCTGGATGAAGGTGTTGTCAATGAAGTCCGTGGCCGTGTGCTGCGCGATCAGCTCGGCGAACGTCTGGTCACAGAATCTGGAGCCGACTTCGATGCGCCAATCCTGACAGAGATGCCAAAGGAAGAACCCAAAGCCAAGGAAAAGAGAGAGCGCAAAGGTTCTGGCGGTGGTGCCAAAGGTGGATATTTGTCCGCCAAGGAAGGGGCGCGTGCTGTTTCTGGTGGCAAGGATCGCAAGGATGATCGCAGCCGCGATTTCAATGATCGTGCTGGAGATCGCGGCGGAGATCGTGACCGGGGCGACTTCAAGGATCGTGGATCCCGTGATCGCGACTTTGATGCACGTGACAGCAAATATGCAGAGCGCAAGCCGTTTGATCCAACAGCCCCGCGCCGCACCAGCTTCACCTTCCGTGAAGACGGAGCGGACGGCAAGAAAGTCTCCGGCAAGAGCTCTCGTCGTGTGGGTGGTAAGCCTCAAAAGACTGATTTGCTGGATCCAAATGCCCGCATTGAAAAGCGTGGTGGTAAAAAACCTCACAAGGCCGGTCCAACCCGTGGCAAACCGGGTGGTCGAGATGGCGGACGGTTTGAGGGACGTTCTGAAGGCCGTTCCGATAACCGTTCTGGCAATCGCTTTGGTGACCGTCCTCGCGGTCGTCCGGGACGTCGCAACGACTAA
- a CDS encoding ClbS/DfsB family four-helix bundle protein: MPAAINRDDLIAATELEFAKLDKLLSSISEEQALYLEPDDQQSIKDTIAHRAHWLSLFFVWYESGLAGEDVQTPAPGYKWNQLKAYNAGVIEASRDQSWEQVLGDFHAGHDKLLDFIKVSDDDLLYTPKLYSWMNNWTLGRWAEASGASHYRSAAKYVRKLIKQQK; encoded by the coding sequence ATGCCTGCTGCCATCAACCGGGATGATCTTATTGCGGCCACCGAATTAGAATTTGCCAAACTTGATAAATTGCTCTCTTCAATCAGTGAGGAGCAAGCTCTTTACCTCGAACCGGATGATCAGCAATCCATCAAGGATACCATAGCTCATCGCGCTCATTGGCTCTCCCTTTTCTTTGTCTGGTACGAAAGCGGCTTGGCCGGAGAAGATGTCCAGACCCCTGCTCCGGGATACAAATGGAACCAGCTCAAAGCTTATAATGCAGGTGTGATCGAAGCGTCTCGAGATCAAAGTTGGGAGCAGGTTTTAGGCGACTTTCACGCAGGGCATGACAAGCTTCTGGACTTCATCAAAGTCAGTGATGATGATCTGCTTTACACACCCAAGCTCTATTCATGGATGAACAACTGGACCTTGGGGCGCTGGGCCGAAGCCAGTGGTGCATCCCATTACCGATCTGCTGCAAAATATGTGCGAAAGCTGATCAAACAACAGAAATAG
- the rsmD gene encoding 16S rRNA (guanine(966)-N(2))-methyltransferase RsmD, with product MRIVGGRFKGKALATPKTNAIRPTTDRVRETLFNILAHGYDHVVDGARVLDLFAGTGALGCEALSRGAEHVTFVEEGTEGRGLIRSNMEAFGLNGVAKILRRDATKLGSAGTIAPFDLVFLDPPYRKSLGEAALASAAQGGWLAKDALCIWEEDAKAELAIPADFEVLEERTYGDSKLTFVRYTG from the coding sequence ATGCGCATTGTAGGTGGCCGCTTCAAAGGCAAGGCTTTGGCAACTCCAAAAACCAATGCCATTCGCCCTACGACCGACAGGGTTCGCGAGACATTGTTCAATATTCTCGCCCATGGCTATGATCACGTGGTTGATGGCGCTCGAGTGCTGGATCTGTTTGCGGGGACAGGTGCTCTTGGTTGCGAGGCACTCTCTCGCGGAGCCGAGCATGTCACCTTTGTTGAAGAAGGCACGGAAGGACGTGGTCTGATCCGTTCCAATATGGAAGCGTTCGGTCTCAATGGTGTCGCCAAAATTCTACGCCGTGATGCAACCAAGCTTGGATCAGCAGGAACCATTGCCCCCTTCGACTTGGTTTTCCTCGATCCTCCCTATCGCAAATCTTTGGGCGAAGCAGCGCTCGCCAGCGCAGCGCAAGGAGGCTGGCTTGCAAAAGATGCATTGTGCATCTGGGAAGAAGATGCCAAAGCTGAACTGGCAATCCCTGCTGACTTTGAAGTGCTGGAAGAGCGTACCTATGGCGATAGCAAGCTGACCTTTGTGCGTTATACGGGCTAA